The following coding sequences are from one Rhipicephalus microplus isolate Deutch F79 chromosome 3, USDA_Rmic, whole genome shotgun sequence window:
- the LOC142802917 gene encoding uncharacterized protein LOC142802917, which translates to MPVWFSQIEARFELLRITSQQSKYLHVVSALPPDIADAVDDVLASTPSEKPYDELKSTVLKCIQVSEHSRLQQLLSHEELGDQRPSQLLHRMRQLLGQQASEERQHSLLRDLFLQRLPQSTWMILAGSDGVTLERLAQLADRVTDCTEPSKMSIAATGRPEHAYQLAHLEDRVDRLAAAVENLALFNQHRMHGIVHRPVLETRSTADT; encoded by the exons ATGCC GGTGTGGTTCAGCCAAATCGAGGCCCGCTTCGAGCTTCTACGCATCACATCGCAGCAGTCGAAATACCTGCACGTCGTTTCAGCACTGCCACCTGACATCGCTGACGCCGTAGACGATGTGCTCGCCTCCACTCCATCGGAGAAGCCCTACGACGAACTAAAAAGCACCGTCCTGAAATGTATTCAGGTGTCCGAACACAGCAGGCTGCAACAACTCCTGTCTCATGAAGAGCTCGGTGACCAGCGTCCCTCACAACTACTCCACCGAATGCGTCAGCTGCTGGGCCAACAAGCGTCAGAGGAGCGTCAACATTCATTGCTTCGTGACTTGTTTTTGCAGAGACTGCCACAGTCAACATGGATGATACTCGCTGGCTCGGATGGCGTAACTCTCGAACGTCTGGCTCAACTTGCCGACCGCGTCACCGACTGCACTGAGCCATCAAAAATGTCTATTGCTGCAACGGGAAGGCCCGAACATGCATACCAGTTAGCTCACCTAGAGGACAGAGTTGACCgactagctgcagcagttgaaaaccTCGCCCTGTTCAACCAACACCGGATGCACGGCATCGTTCACCGTCCCGTGCTCGAAACCCGCAGCACCGCGGACACTTAA